A genomic region of Micromonospora sp. NBC_01796 contains the following coding sequences:
- a CDS encoding serine acetyltransferase — protein MSAEFALREALRRDFARNRDWLTRAVLLVFRYGQWASRRSGATRLLLALPHKVANLLLLRLAVGCDLPAQTTCGPGLRLHHAGRGVAIHRRAVLGADITLFHDVAIGQRDNTGEPILEDGVMVGVGARILGPVRLGAGARVGANAVVLDDVPAGGTALGPRATIRPASRTQPAPEGANAP, from the coding sequence GTGTCGGCAGAGTTCGCCCTGCGTGAGGCCCTGAGGCGGGACTTCGCGCGCAACCGGGACTGGCTCACCCGCGCGGTTCTGCTCGTCTTCCGCTACGGGCAGTGGGCGAGCCGGCGCAGCGGCGCGACCAGGCTCCTCCTCGCACTGCCGCACAAGGTCGCCAACCTGCTCCTGCTCCGGCTCGCGGTCGGGTGCGACCTACCCGCGCAGACGACCTGCGGGCCGGGGTTGCGCCTGCACCACGCGGGGCGAGGTGTCGCCATCCACCGGCGGGCGGTCCTGGGCGCCGACATCACCCTCTTCCACGATGTCGCGATCGGCCAGCGCGACAACACCGGCGAGCCGATCCTCGAAGACGGCGTCATGGTGGGTGTGGGCGCCCGCATCCTCGGCCCGGTGCGTCTCGGCGCCGGCGCGCGGGTGGGCGCCAACGCGGTCGTACTGGACGACGTGCCGGCGGGCGGAACGGCCCTCGGCCCCCGCGCCACGATCCGCCCCGCGAGCCGTACCCAACCAGCACCGGAAGGCGCCAACGCCCCCTGA
- a CDS encoding alpha/beta hydrolase: protein MDPTSNSAWDYSAAHLGGDALPWVVIVLGVLVLLLLVPVLVVYAWPLRNGRLRHALVESLDHDDAVARATEIVTADRDDPDVAPEAGSMLLTHGTRTAKAVLMLHGYTVSPAQYANLARFYFDHGYNVYVPRAPGHGLVDRRAEGHLRAIELVGYANESINIAAGLGEEVGVVGISGGAVLGTWLAQYRSDVVRRLLVLAPFYRVNPAKAPGYLIKPLTVLFGFRILPDRQVTATGFWISALSQYLRITINLKALPGRSDLRTVAVAFSENDESIDQRAAVELPRRLADANDLPLRVHRLARELGLGHDIVRPERVNELADELDQLYLDLYEGRAGLADVPEQGQGADDPERTRVTRTG from the coding sequence TTGGACCCCACCTCGAACAGCGCCTGGGACTACTCGGCGGCGCACCTCGGCGGCGACGCCCTGCCCTGGGTCGTGATCGTGCTCGGGGTCCTGGTTCTGCTGCTGCTCGTCCCGGTGCTCGTCGTGTACGCGTGGCCGCTGCGCAACGGGCGGCTGCGGCACGCGCTGGTCGAGTCGCTGGACCACGACGACGCCGTCGCCCGAGCCACGGAGATCGTCACCGCCGATCGGGACGACCCGGACGTGGCGCCGGAGGCCGGGAGCATGCTGCTGACCCACGGCACGCGCACCGCGAAGGCGGTGCTGATGCTGCACGGCTACACCGTCTCGCCGGCCCAGTACGCGAACCTGGCCCGGTTCTACTTCGACCACGGTTACAACGTCTACGTGCCCCGTGCCCCCGGACACGGCCTGGTCGACCGGCGGGCGGAGGGACACCTGCGCGCGATCGAGCTGGTCGGGTACGCGAACGAGTCGATCAACATCGCGGCCGGACTGGGGGAGGAGGTCGGCGTCGTCGGCATCTCCGGCGGCGCGGTGCTCGGCACCTGGTTGGCCCAGTACCGCTCCGACGTGGTGCGCCGGCTGCTCGTACTCGCCCCGTTCTACCGGGTGAACCCGGCGAAGGCGCCCGGTTACCTGATCAAGCCGCTGACCGTACTGTTCGGGTTCCGCATCCTGCCGGACCGCCAGGTCACCGCGACCGGGTTCTGGATCTCCGCCCTGTCCCAGTACCTGCGGATCACGATCAACCTGAAGGCCCTGCCGGGCCGCAGTGACCTGCGCACCGTGGCCGTGGCGTTCTCCGAGAACGACGAGTCGATCGACCAGCGGGCGGCCGTCGAGCTGCCGCGCAGGCTGGCCGACGCGAACGACCTGCCGCTGCGCGTACACCGGTTGGCCCGGGAGCTGGGGCTGGGGCACGACATCGTCCGGCCGGAGCGGGTCAACGAACTGGCCGACGAGTTGGACCAGCTCTATCTGGACCTCTACGAGGGCCGTGCCGGCCTGGCCGACGTCCCGGAGCAGGGACAGGGTGCCGACGATCCCGAGCGGACGCGGGTCACCCGTACCGGATAG
- a CDS encoding FAD-dependent oxidoreductase: MPYPINRRTLLRIGGATVVVAGVPALSTAALAAAVVPADLVVYGATSAGIVAAVQARRMGRTAVVLEPGTHLGGLTTGGLGMTDSGTQSAIKGIAGEFYRRVHAKYAGTPVTPTSPARFTFEPHVARAVFDDLLAESGVPIYYGTRLSTVTMAGNRITEIVADNGQVFRGPMFVDASYEGDLMHRAGVTWTVGRESNSTYGETINGVQLRTGHQFNFPVDPYVVPGNPSSGLLPGISATPVAPNGTGDGLIQAYNYRMCLTQAANRIPFPRPAGYDAADYELLLRYVQAGWTGPFFTTHGVGNGKTDSNNNGAFSTDFIGANYAYPTASYAVRDSIAAEHRAYQQGLMWFLANDPRLPASIRSATASWGLAADEFTGTGGWPPQLYVREARRMVSAYVMTERNCRGQETVTDPVGLASYTMDSHNCQRVVVGGRVRNEGDVQIGVSAPYSISYRSIVPTRGQCANLTVPACLAASHIAYGSIRMEPVFMILGQSAATAAMLAVDSGAAVQDVDYPTLRTRLLADGQLLVWPPPVAGEVILDSRAATGVTRAGTWLGSTSIGGYHGPDYEHDNNTGKGVNRMRFTPNLPTTGTYTVYLRWTAHENRASNVPVDIVHSGGITTRTVDQRTSGGQWVSLGSFPFTAGSAGSVLIRTENTTGYVVADATRFLAP, from the coding sequence ATGCCCTACCCGATCAACCGCCGTACGCTGCTGCGGATCGGCGGCGCCACCGTTGTCGTCGCCGGTGTCCCGGCGCTGTCGACCGCCGCACTCGCCGCCGCCGTCGTCCCGGCCGACCTGGTGGTCTACGGCGCCACCTCCGCCGGCATCGTCGCCGCCGTGCAGGCGCGCCGGATGGGTCGTACCGCCGTGGTCCTCGAACCCGGCACCCACCTCGGCGGCCTGACCACCGGCGGCCTCGGCATGACCGACAGCGGCACCCAGTCCGCGATCAAGGGAATCGCCGGGGAGTTCTACCGCCGGGTGCACGCCAAGTACGCCGGCACCCCGGTCACCCCGACCTCGCCGGCCCGGTTCACCTTCGAGCCGCACGTCGCCCGTGCCGTCTTCGACGACCTGCTCGCCGAGTCGGGCGTGCCGATCTACTACGGCACCCGGCTGTCCACCGTCACCATGGCAGGCAACCGGATCACCGAGATCGTCGCCGACAACGGCCAGGTGTTCCGGGGACCGATGTTCGTCGACGCCAGCTACGAGGGCGACCTGATGCACCGGGCCGGGGTGACCTGGACGGTGGGCCGGGAGAGCAACAGCACGTACGGCGAGACCATCAACGGGGTGCAACTGCGCACCGGGCACCAGTTCAACTTCCCGGTCGACCCGTACGTCGTGCCGGGCAACCCGTCCAGCGGGCTGCTGCCCGGCATCTCGGCCACGCCGGTGGCGCCCAACGGCACCGGCGACGGCCTGATCCAGGCGTACAACTACCGGATGTGCCTGACCCAGGCGGCCAACCGGATCCCGTTCCCGCGCCCGGCCGGTTACGACGCCGCCGACTACGAACTGCTGCTGCGTTACGTCCAGGCAGGCTGGACCGGTCCGTTCTTCACCACCCACGGGGTGGGCAACGGCAAGACCGACTCGAACAACAACGGGGCGTTCTCGACCGACTTCATCGGTGCGAACTACGCGTACCCGACCGCGAGCTACGCCGTACGGGACAGCATCGCGGCCGAGCACCGGGCGTACCAGCAGGGGCTGATGTGGTTCCTGGCCAACGATCCCCGGCTGCCGGCGTCGATCAGGTCGGCGACCGCGTCGTGGGGACTGGCCGCCGACGAGTTCACCGGCACCGGCGGGTGGCCGCCGCAGCTCTACGTCCGGGAGGCCCGGCGGATGGTCTCGGCGTACGTGATGACCGAGCGGAACTGTCGGGGCCAGGAGACGGTCACCGACCCGGTGGGTCTGGCCAGCTACACGATGGACTCGCACAACTGCCAGCGGGTGGTGGTCGGCGGCCGGGTGCGCAACGAGGGGGACGTACAGATCGGGGTGTCGGCGCCGTACTCGATCAGCTACCGGTCGATCGTGCCGACCCGGGGTCAGTGCGCCAACCTCACCGTGCCGGCCTGCCTGGCCGCGAGCCACATCGCGTACGGGTCGATCCGGATGGAGCCGGTGTTCATGATCCTCGGCCAGTCGGCCGCCACCGCCGCGATGTTGGCGGTCGACAGCGGCGCGGCCGTGCAGGACGTGGACTACCCGACGCTGCGGACCCGGCTGCTCGCCGACGGTCAACTGCTGGTCTGGCCGCCGCCGGTCGCCGGTGAGGTGATCCTCGACAGCCGGGCCGCCACCGGCGTGACCCGGGCCGGCACCTGGCTGGGGAGCACCTCGATCGGCGGCTACCACGGCCCCGACTACGAGCACGACAACAACACGGGCAAGGGCGTCAACCGGATGCGGTTCACCCCGAACCTGCCGACCACCGGCACGTACACCGTCTATCTACGGTGGACCGCGCACGAGAACCGGGCCTCCAACGTACCGGTGGACATCGTCCACAGTGGTGGGATCACCACCCGCACCGTCGACCAGCGCACCTCCGGCGGCCAGTGGGTCTCCCTGGGCAGCTTCCCCTTCACCGCCGGCTCCGCCGGCAGCGTCCTGATCAGAACCGAGAACACCACCGGCTACGTCGTAGCCGACGCCACCCGCTTCCTCGCCCCCTGA
- a CDS encoding TetR/AcrR family transcriptional regulator, protein MDQNKTVTRTAGGRNRIRTGADSPSPGDAGQVRAHIQRIALGLFIEKGYDKTSLREIAEQLGVTKAALYYHFPTKEDIVSSLVEKRIAAVEELIAWARQQPDPELMRPEFVRRYAAGLHDVHRHEDVLLFFEQNKTLVNTLRAGTLLREQMIRVFELLAEPDEPLTQQLCRVMAIFSIHAGWQILRDRGTDEERRQATLEVALQIMQNADHHPA, encoded by the coding sequence ATGGACCAGAACAAGACCGTCACCCGTACGGCGGGCGGCCGCAACCGGATCCGGACCGGCGCGGACTCACCGAGTCCCGGCGACGCCGGGCAGGTACGCGCCCACATCCAACGGATCGCGCTCGGGTTGTTCATCGAGAAGGGCTACGACAAGACCTCCCTACGGGAGATCGCCGAACAGCTCGGGGTGACCAAGGCGGCCCTCTACTACCACTTCCCCACCAAGGAAGACATCGTCAGCAGCCTGGTCGAGAAGCGGATCGCCGCCGTCGAGGAGCTGATCGCATGGGCCCGGCAGCAGCCCGATCCCGAGCTGATGCGACCGGAGTTCGTCCGGCGGTACGCGGCCGGGCTGCACGACGTGCACCGGCACGAGGACGTACTGCTCTTCTTCGAGCAGAACAAGACCCTGGTCAACACCCTGCGGGCCGGTACGCTGCTGCGCGAGCAGATGATCCGGGTCTTCGAGCTGCTCGCCGAGCCGGACGAACCGCTCACCCAGCAGTTGTGCCGGGTGATGGCCATCTTCTCGATCCACGCCGGCTGGCAGATCCTGCGCGACCGCGGCACCGACGAGGAACGCCGCCAAGCCACCCTCGAAGTAGCCCTCCAGATCATGCAGAACGCCGACCACCACCCCGCCTGA
- a CDS encoding TetR/AcrR family transcriptional regulator, translating into MDTTPGRRERKKAATRRALHEAAIRLAAEEGLDRLTVEAIADAADVSRRTFSNYFSSKEEALFHADLVRSRRLTELVRARPAAERPWTALERAAEQLIAEGDDLDPMWLAQRRLIRGHPSLAAQLVAVYGAAERDLTTEILRRLPEGTDTALRARVLAAAFLNAVRAAIQHWIDRPDRPLAEVVRVALTYARDG; encoded by the coding sequence GTGGACACGACGCCGGGACGGCGGGAACGGAAAAAGGCCGCGACGCGCCGGGCCCTGCACGAGGCCGCCATCCGGCTCGCCGCCGAAGAGGGACTCGACCGGCTCACCGTCGAGGCGATCGCGGACGCCGCCGACGTCTCCCGGCGTACGTTCTCGAACTACTTCTCCAGCAAGGAGGAGGCGCTCTTCCACGCCGACCTGGTCCGCAGCCGTCGCCTGACCGAGCTGGTCCGGGCCCGGCCGGCGGCCGAACGCCCCTGGACCGCGCTGGAGCGGGCAGCCGAGCAACTGATCGCGGAGGGGGACGACCTGGACCCGATGTGGTTGGCCCAGCGTCGGCTGATCCGGGGCCACCCGAGCCTCGCGGCCCAACTCGTCGCGGTCTACGGTGCCGCCGAACGCGACCTGACCACGGAGATTCTCCGGCGGCTGCCCGAGGGGACCGACACGGCTCTGCGGGCGCGAGTGCTCGCCGCCGCGTTCCTCAACGCGGTCCGGGCCGCCATCCAGCACTGGATCGACCGTCCGGACCGGCCGCTCGCGGAGGTCGTACGGGTGGCGCTGACGTACGCCAGGGACGGCTGA
- a CDS encoding MDR family MFS transporter, translating into MSAPTTTTATATGTAGAEPMNHRQTLEALSGLLLVLFVAMLSGTVVSTALPQIIGALDGSQSQYTWVVTATLLTATATTPIWGKLADLFNKKSLVQVAIVIFVLGSIVSGFAQSAGQLIAARAFQGIGVGGLQALVQVVIAAMIPPRERGRYNGYLGGVMAVATVGGPLLGGLIVDTSWLGWRWCFFVGVPVAIIALVVLQATLRLQTVRRENVKIDYLGAGLIAAGVSLLLIWISFVDGSFAWISWQTAAMVGGSLVLFALTVFVESRAAEPVVPLDIVRRRTTALSIVASLAVGMAMFGGAVFLGQYFQIGRGYSPTEAGLLTIPMMAGVLGSSIVAGRLITKTGRIKPYIVGGAIVLVAGFVMLGTIDHQTSLFFVAAAMLLVGIGVGMTMQNLVLAVQNTVPLRDIGAASSTVAFFRSLGGTIGVSVLGAVLARRVTDQITHDLAAAGVPASASGSAGGSLNLNGLPDAVAHIVRNAYGDATGHIFLISAAIAVVGVIAAALLKPITLRTSLDLPEAVATGASVVDPAPGSAGVTGTGETDRRTS; encoded by the coding sequence ATGAGCGCACCCACTACCACCACGGCGACCGCCACCGGCACCGCCGGCGCGGAGCCGATGAACCATCGGCAGACCCTCGAAGCACTCAGCGGCCTGCTGCTGGTGCTCTTCGTCGCGATGCTCAGCGGTACGGTCGTGTCGACCGCGTTGCCGCAGATCATCGGCGCCCTCGACGGCTCGCAGAGCCAGTACACCTGGGTGGTGACGGCCACCCTGCTCACCGCGACCGCCACCACCCCGATCTGGGGCAAGCTCGCCGACCTGTTCAACAAGAAGTCGCTGGTCCAGGTCGCCATCGTCATCTTCGTCCTGGGTTCGATCGTGAGCGGTTTCGCGCAGAGCGCCGGTCAGCTCATCGCCGCCCGTGCTTTTCAGGGCATCGGCGTCGGTGGCCTGCAGGCCCTGGTCCAGGTCGTGATCGCGGCGATGATCCCGCCCCGCGAGCGGGGTCGCTACAACGGCTACCTCGGCGGCGTCATGGCCGTCGCCACCGTCGGCGGGCCACTGCTCGGCGGCCTCATCGTCGACACGTCCTGGCTGGGCTGGCGCTGGTGCTTCTTCGTCGGCGTACCGGTCGCGATCATCGCCCTGGTGGTCCTCCAGGCCACCCTGCGGCTGCAGACCGTACGGCGTGAGAACGTGAAGATCGACTACCTGGGCGCCGGGCTCATCGCGGCCGGGGTCAGCCTGCTGCTGATCTGGATCTCGTTCGTCGACGGGTCCTTCGCCTGGATCTCCTGGCAGACCGCGGCCATGGTCGGCGGATCGCTGGTCCTGTTCGCGCTCACCGTGTTCGTCGAGTCCCGTGCCGCCGAACCGGTCGTGCCGCTGGACATCGTGCGACGGCGTACGACCGCACTGTCCATCGTCGCCAGCCTGGCGGTCGGGATGGCCATGTTCGGTGGCGCGGTCTTCCTCGGCCAGTACTTCCAGATCGGCCGGGGCTACAGCCCGACCGAGGCCGGCCTGCTCACCATCCCGATGATGGCCGGAGTCCTCGGCTCCTCGATCGTGGCCGGCCGCCTCATCACCAAGACCGGCCGGATCAAGCCCTACATCGTCGGCGGTGCGATCGTCCTGGTGGCCGGCTTCGTCATGCTCGGCACGATCGACCACCAGACGTCGCTGTTCTTCGTGGCCGCGGCGATGCTGCTGGTCGGCATCGGTGTCGGCATGACCATGCAGAACCTGGTCCTGGCGGTGCAGAACACCGTCCCACTGCGCGACATCGGGGCGGCCAGCTCCACGGTGGCGTTCTTCCGGTCGCTCGGCGGCACCATCGGCGTCTCGGTCCTCGGCGCGGTCCTCGCCCGTCGGGTCACCGACCAGATCACCCACGACCTGGCCGCTGCGGGCGTACCGGCCTCGGCGTCCGGCAGTGCCGGTGGCAGCCTCAACCTCAACGGGTTGCCCGACGCCGTGGCGCACATCGTGCGCAACGCGTACGGCGACGCGACCGGGCACATCTTCCTCATCTCGGCCGCGATCGCGGTGGTCGGTGTCATCGCAGCCGCCCTGCTCAAGCCGATCACGCTGCGTACCAGCCTGGACCTGCCGGAGGCCGTCGCCACCGGTGCGTCCGTGGTGGACCCGGCGCCCGGATCGGCCGGCGTCACCGGGACGGGGGAGACCGACCGGCGTACGAGCTGA
- a CDS encoding SDR family oxidoreductase, protein MALTDQRVVVLGGTSGLGLATAALAARDGAQVVVASSSQGSVDRALASLPAGAAGYTVDLTDPADVGSLFDRTGPFDHLVYTAGEPLSLMSLDALHLDTARRFFELRYFSALSAVSAAVPYLRPGGSVNLTTGSAKDRPGPGWSVAASICGAVDALVRALAVELAPVRVNAVAPGVIRSPLWDSMPDADREQMYRQLGETLPLGRVGEPEEVAEAFLFLLRATYTTGTIVTVDGGTLLA, encoded by the coding sequence ATGGCTCTCACCGACCAGCGGGTGGTCGTACTCGGCGGAACCTCCGGGCTCGGCCTGGCCACCGCGGCCCTGGCGGCTCGCGACGGCGCCCAGGTCGTGGTCGCCTCCAGCAGCCAGGGCAGCGTGGACCGGGCCCTGGCGAGCCTGCCGGCCGGCGCCGCCGGCTACACCGTCGACCTCACCGACCCGGCCGACGTCGGTTCACTGTTCGACCGTACGGGGCCGTTCGACCACCTGGTCTACACCGCTGGCGAGCCGCTCTCCCTGATGTCACTCGACGCGCTCCACCTCGACACCGCCCGCCGGTTCTTCGAGCTGCGGTACTTCTCCGCCCTGTCGGCGGTCAGCGCGGCGGTGCCGTACCTGCGGCCCGGTGGATCCGTCAACCTCACCACCGGCTCCGCGAAGGACCGGCCCGGGCCGGGTTGGTCGGTCGCGGCCAGCATCTGCGGCGCCGTGGACGCGCTGGTCCGCGCCCTGGCCGTCGAGCTGGCCCCGGTACGCGTCAACGCGGTCGCCCCGGGCGTGATCCGCTCGCCACTGTGGGACTCGATGCCGGACGCGGACCGCGAGCAGATGTACCGCCAACTCGGCGAGACGCTGCCCCTGGGCCGGGTGGGTGAACCCGAGGAGGTCGCCGAGGCGTTCCTGTTCCTGCTCCGGGCGACCTACACCACCGGAACGATCGTGACCGTCGACGGCGGGACCCTGCTCGCCTGA
- a CDS encoding LysR family transcriptional regulator has product MDIDLRKLRYFVAVAELLHFGRAAQRLHIAQPVLSRQIRALEQELRVQLFVRDRRSTVLTEAGRQLLADAVPLLASAEALHRRVRRAAHDRPAFTIGFMPGITVTAEARAIAARHPDLTVDVVRTSWHDQVEAVHDGRVDVSYVRLPVNQRGLRLRPLFGEPRVAVLPTDHRLAGKESVVLAELATERLVQDPDAVPEWRDLPNRPTEEEPRARPDLSSVEEKLEHVATYGGVVILPYSTATFYTRGDVTHTPVEDLPDTQVCLAWSDGNRSPLVAEFVELATAHHRSTDSGSVTEPQAEANGSSSRPDQPPSTEPGSPPSTRSNSVA; this is encoded by the coding sequence ATGGACATCGATCTTCGTAAGCTGCGCTACTTCGTCGCGGTCGCCGAGCTGCTCCACTTCGGCCGCGCCGCCCAGCGGCTGCACATCGCCCAACCCGTCCTCTCCCGGCAGATCCGGGCACTGGAGCAGGAACTACGCGTCCAGTTGTTCGTCCGGGACCGGCGGTCGACCGTACTGACCGAGGCCGGGCGGCAGTTGCTGGCGGACGCCGTACCGCTGCTCGCCTCGGCGGAGGCGCTGCACCGCCGGGTACGCCGGGCGGCCCACGACCGGCCGGCGTTCACCATCGGCTTCATGCCCGGCATCACCGTCACCGCCGAGGCCCGCGCCATCGCCGCCCGGCACCCCGACCTGACGGTGGACGTCGTACGCACCTCCTGGCACGACCAGGTCGAGGCGGTGCACGACGGGCGGGTCGACGTCAGTTACGTCCGGCTTCCCGTCAACCAACGCGGCCTTCGGCTGCGCCCACTGTTCGGTGAGCCCCGGGTCGCGGTCCTGCCGACCGACCACCGGCTGGCCGGCAAGGAGTCGGTCGTGCTCGCCGAACTCGCCACGGAACGGCTGGTCCAGGACCCGGACGCGGTGCCGGAGTGGCGGGACCTGCCGAACCGACCAACCGAGGAGGAGCCGAGGGCCCGGCCCGACCTCTCCTCGGTCGAGGAGAAGCTCGAACACGTGGCGACGTACGGCGGGGTGGTGATCCTGCCCTACTCGACCGCGACGTTCTACACCCGTGGCGACGTCACCCACACCCCCGTCGAGGATCTCCCGGACACCCAGGTCTGTCTGGCCTGGAGCGACGGCAACCGGTCACCGCTGGTGGCGGAGTTCGTCGAGCTGGCAACCGCGCACCACCGGAGCACCGACTCCGGGTCGGTCACGGAACCTCAGGCCGAGGCGAACGGTTCGTCGAGCCGGCCGGACCAGCCGCCGAGCACCGAGCCCGGGTCACCGCCCAGCACCCGTTCCAACAGCGTGGCGTAG
- a CDS encoding DUF1501 domain-containing protein, with amino-acid sequence MDILTRRRFLIASGVVGAGALAAGASTYALSDLFETAGERDPDSRTLVLVTLYGGNDGLNTVIPYADPAYHDARPEIAYSAEEVKRLDDHFALNPALAGLHGLFGQGRLAVVRGIGYPKPDRSHFRSMDIWQTATPDRPGVTGWIGRWLDGAGGDPRLAVSFESAVPPLLAGERSAGASVPVAGRGGRGGLPDRTLAALGAGSPGESPAQARAAACFADLRSVNAMITKVRDATEEADAGDDADRPAATATGGARTSLEAQLDLVARCVEAGVSTRVFSVSLGGFDSHADEKQLQAVLLGQVDRALTGFAERMGRTEAGRKVAVAVYSEFGRRVRANASDGTDHGTASNIFLLGAGVRGGLYGEQPSLTDLDDGDLKFTVDFRDVYATLLERVLGGDPGSVLGGWSGRLDEPFASA; translated from the coding sequence GTGGACATCCTTACCCGACGCAGGTTCCTGATCGCCAGCGGCGTGGTGGGCGCGGGTGCGCTGGCCGCGGGCGCGAGCACGTACGCGCTCTCCGACCTGTTCGAAACCGCCGGGGAGCGGGATCCGGACAGCCGCACCCTCGTCCTGGTCACGCTCTACGGCGGCAACGACGGGCTCAACACCGTCATTCCGTACGCGGATCCGGCGTACCACGACGCCCGCCCCGAAATCGCCTACTCGGCGGAGGAGGTCAAGCGGCTCGACGACCACTTCGCGCTGAACCCGGCCCTGGCCGGGCTGCACGGGCTGTTCGGGCAGGGGCGGCTGGCGGTCGTACGCGGCATCGGTTACCCGAAACCGGACCGCAGCCACTTCCGCTCGATGGACATCTGGCAGACCGCGACCCCGGACCGGCCCGGCGTGACCGGGTGGATCGGGCGGTGGCTCGACGGTGCCGGCGGTGACCCCCGGCTCGCGGTGTCGTTCGAGTCGGCGGTGCCGCCACTGCTGGCCGGCGAGCGGAGCGCGGGTGCGTCCGTACCGGTGGCCGGGCGTGGTGGACGCGGCGGCCTGCCGGACCGGACGTTGGCCGCGCTCGGCGCCGGCAGTCCCGGCGAGTCCCCGGCGCAGGCCCGCGCGGCCGCCTGTTTCGCGGACCTGCGCTCGGTCAACGCGATGATCACCAAGGTACGCGACGCGACCGAGGAGGCCGACGCCGGTGACGACGCCGACCGGCCGGCGGCGACCGCCACCGGAGGCGCGCGTACGTCGCTCGAAGCCCAGCTCGACCTGGTGGCCCGGTGCGTGGAGGCGGGCGTCTCCACCCGGGTCTTCTCGGTCTCGCTCGGCGGGTTCGACAGCCACGCCGACGAGAAGCAGTTGCAGGCGGTGCTGCTGGGGCAGGTCGACCGGGCCCTCACCGGTTTCGCCGAACGGATGGGCCGCACCGAGGCGGGCCGGAAGGTGGCGGTCGCGGTCTACTCCGAGTTCGGCCGGCGGGTACGCGCCAACGCCTCCGACGGCACCGACCACGGCACCGCCTCGAACATCTTCCTGCTCGGTGCCGGGGTACGCGGCGGTCTCTACGGCGAGCAGCCGAGCCTGACCGACCTGGACGACGGCGACCTCAAATTCACCGTCGACTTCCGCGATGTCTACGCCACGCTGTTGGAACGGGTGCTGGGCGGTGACCCGGGCTCGGTGCTCGGCGGCTGGTCCGGCCGGCTCGACGAACCGTTCGCCTCGGCCTGA
- a CDS encoding DUF1800 domain-containing protein yields the protein MASPDAIAHLLRRATFGPTAEEVEAAVRAGFESTLDRLLAPSGTDTGAAATPAPRLGPDPYAALAKGAGREQRQQANKQRTEQVQQVQRWWLDRMVGADHQLTEKLIFFWHGHWATSVQKVKSAQLMLGQLDTFRRYGRGEFGPLVAAMVRDPAMILWLDGEKNTRKAPNENLARELMELFTLGIGHYTEDDVKAGARALTGWTVARGSDTARFEPKRHDTGPKTILGRTDTFDADSYARLLAGQPRAAEFVSGRLWFRFTGGTPATGGTVPADVTAMLRAMFTDPAFAQTRGHLVKQPVEWAVGAMRQLHIRPSALSEQQRKQVQSGLSGMDQVPLRPPSVGGWPAGAAWLTTSSLQARMRLADLFAGAAGPVAVQRITAAPEAGRLDALARLLVVDAWTDRTRAALTPMATDPVRLVAAALVSPEYTVS from the coding sequence ATGGCCTCCCCGGACGCGATAGCCCACCTGCTGCGCCGCGCGACGTTCGGCCCCACCGCCGAAGAGGTCGAAGCGGCCGTACGCGCCGGGTTCGAGAGCACCCTCGACCGGCTGCTCGCCCCGTCCGGCACCGACACGGGCGCGGCGGCCACCCCGGCGCCACGACTCGGGCCCGACCCGTACGCCGCGCTCGCCAAGGGTGCGGGCCGGGAGCAGCGGCAGCAGGCCAACAAGCAGCGCACCGAGCAGGTCCAGCAGGTGCAGCGGTGGTGGCTGGACCGGATGGTCGGGGCCGACCACCAGCTCACCGAGAAGCTGATCTTCTTCTGGCACGGGCACTGGGCCACCAGCGTGCAGAAGGTGAAGTCGGCGCAGCTCATGCTGGGTCAACTGGACACCTTCCGGCGGTACGGCCGGGGCGAGTTCGGTCCCCTGGTGGCCGCGATGGTGCGCGACCCCGCGATGATCCTCTGGCTCGACGGGGAGAAGAACACCCGCAAGGCGCCGAACGAGAACCTGGCCCGCGAACTGATGGAGCTGTTCACCCTCGGCATCGGCCACTACACCGAGGACGACGTGAAGGCGGGCGCGAGGGCGCTGACCGGGTGGACCGTCGCCCGGGGGTCGGACACCGCCCGGTTCGAGCCGAAGCGACACGACACCGGACCCAAGACCATCCTCGGCCGGACCGACACCTTCGACGCCGACTCGTACGCCCGGTTGCTCGCCGGGCAACCCCGGGCCGCCGAGTTCGTCTCCGGCCGGCTCTGGTTCCGGTTCACCGGCGGCACACCCGCCACCGGCGGCACCGTACCCGCCGACGTCACCGCGATGCTGCGTGCGATGTTCACCGACCCCGCCTTCGCCCAGACCCGTGGACACCTGGTCAAACAGCCGGTGGAGTGGGCGGTGGGCGCGATGCGCCAGCTCCACATCCGGCCCTCGGCCCTGTCCGAGCAACAGCGCAAACAGGTGCAGTCCGGGCTGTCCGGGATGGACCAGGTGCCGCTGCGCCCACCCAGCGTCGGCGGCTGGCCGGCCGGCGCCGCCTGGCTCACCACCTCGTCCCTCCAGGCCCGGATGCGGCTCGCCGACCTGTTCGCCGGGGCGGCCGGCCCGGTGGCGGTCCAGCGGATCACCGCGGCACCGGAGGCCGGTCGGCTCGACGCGCTGGCCCGGCTGCTCGTGGTGGACGCCTGGACCGACCGGACCCGAGCCGCCCTGACCCCGATGGCCACCGACCCGGTACGGCTCGTCGCGGCCGCACTGGTGAGCCCCGAATACACCGTCAGCTGA